One Panicum virgatum strain AP13 chromosome 9K, P.virgatum_v5, whole genome shotgun sequence genomic region harbors:
- the LOC120647444 gene encoding protein MLO-like → MAGAAGGRDLPSTPTWAVALVCTVIVLISVAMEHGLHKLGHWFHTRQKKAMREALEKIKAELMLMGFISLLLAVGQSPIAKICIPAKAGSVMLPCKPKADGKSGGGDGRRRLLWYPGEEVNHRRFLAGAGPADDFCVNKGKVSLISANGVHQLHIFIFVLAVFHVVYSVATMALARLKMRRWKKWESETNSLEYQFATDPSRFRFTHQTSFVKRHLGLPSTPGVRWIVAFFRQFFASVTKVDYLTMRQGFINAHLSPNAKFDFQKYIKRSLEDDFKVVVGISLPLWFVAIFILFIDIRGLGTLIWISFVPLVILLLVGTKLEIVIMEMAKEIQDKATVIKGAPIVEPSDRFFWFNRPEWVLFLIHLTLFQNAFQMAHFVWTLLTPGLKDCYNEKLGLSIMKVVVGVTLQVLCSYITFPLYALVTQMGSHMKKAIFEEQTAKAVMKWRKAAKDKVKQREAGFDGLVSVDTTPSQSRATSPSRANSPVQLLHKYRGRSDDPHSAPTSPGGGQELGDMYPVADQYRLHRLDPERRRTASSSAVDIDIADADFSFSVQR, encoded by the exons ATGGCGGGGGCCGCGGGCGGCAGGGACCTGCCGTCGACGCCGACGTGGGCGGTGGCGCTGGTGTGCACCGTCATCGTGCTCATCTCCGTCGCCATGGAGCACGGCCTCCACAAGCTCGGACAC TGGTTCCACACCCGGCAGAAGAAGGCCATGCGGGAGGCGCTCGAGAAGATCAAAGCAG AGCTGATGCTGATGGGCTTCATCTCCCTGCTCCTCGCCGTGGGGCAATCGCCCATCGCCAAGATATGCATCCCTGCCAAGGCTGGCAGCGTCATGCTGCCGTGCAAACCCAAGGCCGACGGCAaaagcggcggcggggatggccgCCGGAGGCTCCTCTGGTACCCTGGAGAAGAAGTCAACCATCGCCGGTTCTTGGCCGGCGCCGGACCTGCGGACGACTTTTGCGTCAATAAA GGCAAGGTGTCCCTGATCTCCGCAAACGGCGTCCACCAGCTGCATATATTCATCTTTGTGCTCGCAGTGTTCCATGTCGTTTACAGTGTCGCCACGATGGCTTTAGCACGTCTGAAA ATGAGGAGATGGAAGAAATGGGAATCAGAGACCAACTCGCTGGAGTATCAGTTCGCAACAG ATCCTTCACGATTCCGATTCACACACCAAACGTCGTTCGTGAAGCGGCACCTGGGCCTCCCGAGCACACCTGGAGTCAGATGGATT GTGGCATTCTTCAGGCAGTTCTTTGCTTCGGTGACCAAGGTGGATTACCTGACCATGCGCCAAGGCTTCATCAAC GCTCATCTGTCGCCCAATGCTAAGTTCGATTTCCAAAAGTACATCAAGCGGTCGTTGGAGGACGATTTCAAAGTCGTTGTTGGCATCAG CCTCCCGCTGTGGTTTGTTGCCATCTTCATACTCTTCATCGACATCCGAG GACTCGGCACGCTTATTTGGATCTCTTTCGTCCCACTCGTT ATCCTCTTGTTAGTTGGCACCAAGCTAGAGATTGTCATCATGGAGATGGCCAAGGAGATACAGGACAAGGCGACTGTGATCAAGGGGGCACCTATCGTGGAGCCAAGCGACAGGTTCTTCTGGTTCAACCGGCCGGAGTGGGTCCTGTTTCTCATACACCTGACGCTCTTCCAGAATGCATTCCAGATGGCACATTTCGTTTGGACACTG CTGACCCCAGGCTTGAAAGATTGCTACAACGAAAAATTGGGACTGAGCATCATGAAAGTTGTAGTGGGGGTGACTCTTCAGGTCCTCTGCAGCTACATCACCTTCCCATTATATGCACTCGTCACACAG ATgggctcgcacatgaagaaggCCATCTTCGAGGAGCAGACCGCCAAGGCGGTGATGAAATGGCGCAAGGCGGCCAAGGACAAGGTGAAGCAGCGGGAGGCAGGCTTCGACGGGTTGGTGAGCGTGGACACGACGCCGAGCCAGAGCCGGGCGACGTCGCCGAGCCGCGCCAACTCGCCGGTGCAGCTGCTGCACAAGTACAGGGGGAGGTCGGATGATCCCCACAGCGCGCCGACCTCGCCGGGGGGAGGGCAGGAGCTCGGAGACATGTACCCGGTGGCCGACCAGTACCGGCTGCACAGGCTAGACCCTGAGAGGAGGCGgacggcctcgtcctccgccgtGGACATTGATATCGCCGATGCTGATTTTTCCTTCAGCGTTCAGCGGTGA